The DNA region GTCGAGCGACCACTCGCTCGTCCCGGTGTCCAGGCCGTAGATGGTCAGCGTTCCGTACCGCCCGGTGATGTGCTCCGCGTACCGCGCCTCGAACCCCGCGTCCTCGGCCGACTGGGACGGCAGGCGCCCCAGCAGGACGTCCACGGCCCGCACCAGCCGGGCAAGCTGCCGGCTCTGCGCGGTCTGCTGCCGGGCGATGTAGGTGGAGCGCTGGGTGAAGAAGTTCAAAATGTGCAGCGCGGCCGTGTGCAGCAGCTGCTCGTAGAAGAACTCGCCGTCGCCGCTGAGTCCGTAGGCGGCGACCGTGGTGTTGGAGCGGAGGAGGCGTGCGAACTCGTCGGTGCCGAGAGCCACGGCTTCGTAGTCCTCGATGGTGATGTGCCCGAGCGAGGCGAGCGAGTGCCCGAGGGCGTGCTTTATGGCGACTGCCTCCTCGGCCTTCACCGGCCGCTCGCCGGGTCCCGCCGTCCTCAACGCCCTCAGGACCAGCTCGTCCGCGACCTTCTCGACGTCCTTCGGCGTGACGCTCCGTTTCTCGCGCCCGAACGACACCAGCGCCGATATCCGTACCGGACTGCTCACCAGCCCGGCCCCCGGCTGGTCCTTCACGAAGAGCCTCTTCACCAGCGGTGCGACCGCGCTGGACGCGATACGGGCCCCGAGCACTCCGGCGTCGACCATGCACCGAGCGTAGGCGAACCACCTGGGCCCTTGTGTAGCCCCCGCCACATTCCCGGGCCTCTGGATCATGCCCTCCGGTGACATGACGCACAGGTGATTTGTCCGGTACTAGGGCGAGTAGTGGTGGACTGGAAACGGGCAAAAAGGACCTTTGGCCCGGGGGTGGTGACGGGGTCGGAGCGCATGCGGCGCGGGCCCGGAGTGAGGGGTCCGGGGCCGGGGCGGACGGCCCTGAAGTGGGCGTAAACCAGACTTCACGGAGAAAAGGCGGAGGATTTCGTCCCAGACGTTCTTCTTGTCAAGGAGTCGGAAGTTTCGGTGTCAAGTACGACTTCGGGTCGTAGATGGGCCCTTTGTGGGATGACGGCGGCGCGGGTTACCAAGGGACCTCGCCCGGTGCGCCGACAGCGCGCCGGGTGTGTCGATGCCCGTCCCCCGATGTCCGTCCCCCGGAGGTAGCCCCATGTCGCAGCGCATCACGTCCCACCTTCCCGGCACGCCCAAGCTCCGTGTCCGGGCGGCCGCCATGGCTCTCGGCCTGGGAGCCTCGGCCGCGCTCGGAGCCGGGGTCGCGGTCGCCGCCGACACCAAGGCGAGCGCCGTCGCGCTGCCGGGCTCCGCCGCCGTCTCGGTGCAGCAGCAGGCCGCCGCGCAGGCCAAGGCCGCCGCTCAGACGAAGGCCAAGAGCAAGACGGCCGCCAAGAAGGCCGCCGCCAAGCCCGTCGCGGCCAAGAAGGCCGCCTCCTGGGTCGACCCCGTCAAGAAGTACAAGCTCTCCGCGAAGTTCGCCCAGGCCGGCAACCTCTGGTCGTCCACCCACTCCGGCCAGGACTTCGCCGTCGCCTCCGGCACACAGGTCGTCGCCGCGCACGGCGGCACCGTGGTGAAGGCCGGCGGCAACGGCGCCGGTGACGGACCCGCGTACGGCAACGCCGTCGTGATCAAGCACGGCAACGGTACGTACTCGCAGTACGCGCACCTGTCCCGCGTGGACGTGAAGGTCGGCCAGATAGTGAAGACCGGCCAGCGCATCGCCCTGTCCGGCAACACCGGCAACTCCAGCGGGCCGCACCTGCACTTCGAGATCCGCACGAAGGCCAGTTACGGCTCGGCGGTCGACCCGGTCGCCTTCCTGCGCTCGAAGGGCGTGAGCCTCTAAGGGCGCCTGGGGCTCACGGTTGGGAGTCCAGGGCTCAGAGTGACCCGGAAGCGCCGGCGTGTGCCCGCGTGACCAGATCGATGGCGACCTCCAGGACGGCCTTCCGCTTGTCCTCGGGGTCGCCTTCGATGTCCTTGAGGGCGAACATCCCGGCGTGCATCGTGAACAGGGCGCTCACGCAACGGACCTGATCCGTCAGCGCGGCGTCCGACTCCCTGATGATGTCCAGCATCCCGAGCATGCGGTCCTTGAAGGAGTCGCCGATGCTCAGCTCGCGGATCGTGGCCTGGTTCTCCTGTACGAAGCGGAAGAGGGGGGCCGCGTCGGTGAGCGCCAGGCTGTAGCGGCTCAGCAGCTCCTGCTTGGTCTCCAGGGTGTGCGGCTGCCCCTTGCCCCACTCGATCAGCTCGTCCATCGGCCTCGTCAGGTCCTGGAAGAGGCTGATGAGGATGTCTTCCTTGGTCTTGAAGTGGTAGTAGAGCGCCGCCTTGGTGACGTCCAGCCGTTCGGCGATCTCCCGCAGTGACGTCTTCTCGTAACCCTGCTCGGCGAAGAGTTCGATGGCCACGTCCTGGATGCGCTGACGGGTGTCCCCGCGCCGCCGCTGCCTGCTGCCGCCCATCGTGGCTGCTCCTCGTCCTTGTCGTCCCTACGTGTCGTAGGTGCTCGCCGTAAGGTAAAGAAAAACTTACTTGACGCCCGGCTAGTTACGGGTCTACTTTTCCCCAGTGTAGTCAACTAGCCGGTCGGCAAGTAAGTGCAAGTAAGTAGCAGTGCAGTACCCAGGGGAGTGGGGACAGTGGCGGACACCAAGGCGGCTGACGCAGCCGGGGCAGTGGTAGAAGCGGGGGCGGAGACAGGAGCGGAACAGGGGGCGGCCGAGGTCGAGGGCAAGCAGCCCAGGAGCGTTCGGGTCGTCCTGCTCGCGTTGATGATCGCGATGCTCCTCGCCATGCTCGACAACATGATCGTCGGCACTGCCATGCCGACCATCGTGGGGGAGCTGGGCGGGCTCGAACACCTGTCGTGGGTCGTCACGGCCTACACGCTCGCGACCGCCGCCTCCACCCCGATCTGGGGCAAGCTCGGCGACATGTACGGGCGCAAGGGCGTCTTCATGACCTCGATCGTGCTCTTCCTGATCGGGTCGGCCCTGAGCGGAATGGCGCAGGACATGGGGCAGCTCATCGGGTTCCGGGCGATCCAGGGACTCGGTGCCGGCGGTCTGATGGTCGGTGTCATGGCGATCATCGGGGACCTGATTCCGCCGCGGGAGCGCGGCAAGTACCAGGGCATGATGGCCGGCGTGATGGCCCTCGCCATGATCGGCGGGCCGCTGGTCGGCGGCACCATCACCGACCACTGGGGCTGGCGCTGGTCCTTCTACATCAACCTGCCGCTCGGTGTCGTCGCGCTGATCGCCATCAGTGCCGTACTGCATCTGCCCCGGAAGCGGGCGCAGGCGCGGATCGACTACCTCGGGGCCGGGCTGCTCACCGTGGGCATCACCTCGATCGTGCTGGTCACCACCTGGGGCGGGAGCGAGTACGCCTGGGGCTCCGCCATGATCATGGAGCTGATCGGGATCGGGGTCGCGGCGCTCGTCGGGTTCCTGTTCTGGCAGACCAAGGCAGCCGCGCCGGTCGTGCCGCTGCACATCTTCCGGAGCGGCAACTTCTCGCTGATGTCCGTCATCGGTTTCATCGCCGGGTTCGTGATGTTCGGCGCGGTGCTGTTCCTGCCGCTCTACCAGCAGTCCGTGCAGGGCGCGTCCGCGACCAACTCCGGGTTGCTGCTGCTGCCGATGCTCGGCGCGATGCTCGTCACCTCGATGGTCGCCGGGCGGGTCACCACCAACACCGGGCACTACAAGGCCTTCCCGATCGTGGGCAGCGCGCTGATGGCGGTCGGGCTGTACCTGCTGTCGCTCATGGACACGGATACGTCGCGACTGACGTCCGGGGTGTACATGGCCGTGGTCGGTGCCGGGATGGGCTGCCTGATGCAGATCACCATGCTGGTCTCGCAGAACAGCGTCGAGATGAAGGACATGGGCGTCGCGTCGTCCACCACCACGCTGTTCCGTACGCTCGGGTCGTCCTTCGGGGTCGCGATCATGGGCGCGCTCTTCAACAACCGGGTCCAGGACGTGATGACCGAGCGGGCCGGGGCGCTGGGCTCGAAGGTCACCGAGCAGTCGGCCCAACTGGACGCGGCGAGCCTCGCGAAGCTGCCGGTCGCTGCGCGCGAGGCGTACCAGCACGCGGTGTCCTCCGGTACGCACTCGGCGTTCCTCCTCGGAGCGGCGGTCGCCGTCGTTGCCCTGATCGCGGCGGTGTTCGTGAAGGAGGTTCCGCTGAGGGGCGGTTCGGCGCCGACGCCGACCGAGACGGTCTGAGTATCCGTTGATGGCGGGGCTTGCGTTGTGTGTTTGCTGCGGGCCGGTGGGGGCTGGTCGCGCAGTTCCCGCGCCCCTTAAAGGCAAGGGCTACCGCCCCTCAAAGACGAAAGGCCGGGGCGGTAGCCCTGGCCTTTGTCTTTAGGGGCGCGGGGAACTGCGCGACCAGCCCCCACCGGACCGGCGGATACGGACGGCCCGTGGATGTCGGACGACCCGCGGGTGCTAAGGAAGCATCGGGAAACTTCCCGTGTTCGTCGGCGCATGTTCAGGCAGCCACAGCACGGCGACCGCCCCCTCGACCGGCCCCAGCCCCGCATCGAGCCCCACATTGCGGAAGGTCAGCCGCGCACCGAGCACCCGCGCCTGCCCCGCCGCGATGGTGAGGCCGAGCCCGTGACCGTGCCCCGCCCGGTCGCTGCTGCCCGTGCGGAAGCGGCTCGGCCCCTCGGCGAGCAGGTCCGCGGGGAAGCCGGGCCCGTGATCGCGGACCCGGATGACCCGCCCCTCGACGGAGATCTCGATGGGGGGCTTGCCGTGCTTGGCGGCATTGGCGATGAGGTTGCCGACAACCCGCTCCAGACGCCGCGGATCCGTGGTGACCAACGACTCGTGCACCACCCGGACCTCGATGTCCGGATGCGTCGAGGCGACCCGCCGGCTGATGAACTCGCCGAGGTTGATGTCCTGCAACTCGGCCCGCTCGGACGCCCCGTCGAGCCGCGCCACCTCCAGCACGTCCTCCACGAGCGTGCGCATCGCCTGGGCCCGGTCCCTGACCAGCTCGGACGGCCGCCCCGGCGGCAGGAGTTCGGCCGCGGTGAGCAGCCCGGTCACCGGCGTGCGCAACTCGTGCGCGATGTCCGCGGTGACCCGCCGCTCGGCCTCGTACCGCTGCTTCAGTGCGTCCGCCATGGCGTCCACCGCGTGCGCGAGGTCGTCGGTCTCGTCCCGTACGACACCGCCGATGGCGTCCCGCACCCGCACATCGCTCTGCCGCTGCGCGACCAGGTTCGCGGCACTGGCGGCCTTGCGGAGGCGGCCGGAGAGCTGGCCGCCGACCAGCACGCCGAGGGCGCAGCCACCGAAGATGACCGCGATCGAACCGATGAGCAGGGCCTGGTCGAGGTCCGCCATGACGTTGGCGCTGCGGTCCGTGAAACGGGTGTGCAGCGACAGGGTCCGGCCATCCCGCATCGGCATGGCAGCCCAGATGTCGGGCACCCCGTCGGCGTTGTCCTGCACGAAGGTGGCCCGCCGTTCGGCCTTGACCTTGCGCAGCAGCTCCTGAGGTATGTCCGGATCGTCCACCCTGGTGCCCAGCCGGGCCGCCCCGCTGGAGGTGTCGTAGTACCGCGCCGCGATCTGCAGCCGCTCGTCCTGCACATCGCGGGCGTTGTCCAGCATGGTGACCCAGGCGGCGTTGTGCACGACGATGCTGAGCACCAGCGCCACCAGTGCGCTGACCAGCGCGATCGCCGCACTCAGCTTCCAGCGCAGCCCGATCCGCAGCCCTCTGGGCCGCACCGGGAGCCTCATCCCTTGAGCTTGTAGCCGAAGCCGCGGACCGTCTCGATCCGGTCCTGGCCGATCTTCGTACGCAGCCGCTGCACATGGACGTCGACGACGCGGGTGTCGCCGCCCCAGCCGTAGTCCCACACCCGCTCCAGGAGCTTGTCGCGCGACAGGACCGTGCCCGGCGCCGACGAGAACTCCAGGAGCAGCCGCATCTCGGTGGGCGTCAGCGCCACCGGCGTACCGCCCCTGCGCACCTCCATGCCCACGGTGTCGATCTCCAGCTCGCCGTCACCGTCCCCGAAGGACAGCACGCCATCGGCGGGGACGGACGGACCGCCCTCGGAGTCGGCCGCGGACCGCGGCCCGCTCGCGTGCCCGAAGCGCCGCAGCACGGCACGGATCCGCGCGACGAGGACGGCCCCGTCGAAGGGTTTCGTCACGTAGTCGTCGGCGCCCGCCTCCAGGCCCAGGACGACGTCGATCGAGTCGGCGCGGGCCGACAGCATGATCACGGGCACGGTCGACTCGTCCCGGATCCGACGGCACAGCGACACACCGTCGAGCCCCGGCACCATCACGTCGAGGAGCGCGATGTCGGGCCGGTCGCTGCGGAACGCCTCCAGCCCCGACAGACCGTCGGGCATCGCGGTGACCACGAAGCCGTCGCGCTCCAGCGCGAGTTGGGTGGCCTCGCGGATGACGTCGTCGTCCTCAACGAACAGGACGTGGGTCTGCTCTGTCATCCGGTGCTCTCAGTTTCTCGGTCGGTCGGGTCGGTTGCGGAAGTGGCCGGTCTAGTTCTCGGTCGGGACCGGCGTCTCGCCGCCCGCCACCTTGCTGTAGTCGTTCGTCGTCCTGGCCCGCTCCGCGAAGCGGTTCGCCGTCCAGCGGTACGTGATGACCTGCTCGCCTGACGGATACTCCAGCGAGTCGCCCTTCCCGTACACCTGCTGGGTGACCACCAGGTCGCCCCGGTCGATCTCCGCGTAGACCGGGGGTTCCTCGGCCCGGAAGACATTCTTGTACGCGTCGCCGTCCTCGCGATACACGTACGAGCCGACGCCGACCGCGTCGCCGCAGGTCATCACGTTGACCAGGACGTCGTCCGCGGTCCCGCCGGTGAGTTTTCCGTACGACACGTCGACCGGGTACTCGTCGCCGAAGCAGGGCTTCAGGTCGCGCTTGACCGCCGCGCTGACACCCGGGTCGGCCCGGACGAGCCTGATGGCGTCCGCGCGTTCCTTGGTGGGGGAGGCGGAGGGGGTGCCGGCCTCCACGGCGCCCGCGGACACCGAGTCGGAAGCCGGGCCCTCGTCACGGGCGCCGGTGCCGCCCGTGCCGCAGGCGGACACCAAAAGGCCGAGGGCGGCGAGCACGGCCACTGCCGTGATCACCGCCTTCAAGGCCCCACCGGGCCGTGGAACCGTCGTGCCTAGGCCGCGCAACGCTCCCGCTCCTCACGCTCCGGCACACCCGCGCCGAACTGGTCGCGTTCGTCGGACGCCCGGCGCTCCAGCTCCTCGCGGAGCCGGGCGAGCGCCCGGTGCAGTGTGCTCTTGACCGTGCCGGCCGACATGCCGAGGGCGGCGGCGGTCTCCTCCGTGGACATCTGCTCCCAGTGTCGCAGCACGACGACACTGCGTTGCTTCGGAGCGAGCACCTTCATGATGTCCATCAGGAGCGCGCGGTCGGCGTGCTGCTCGGTGGAGTCGTCCACGCTCGCGTCCGGCAGCTGCTCGGTGGGGACCTCCTCCAGCTTGCGGGCCCGCCACCACTCCGTACGCGTGTTGATCATGACTCGGCGCAGATAGGCGTCGGCGAGACGCTTGTCGGCGATGCCGTCCCAGCGGCCGTACGTGCGGACCAGCGCGGTCTGCAGGAGGTCCTGGGCGTCGACCGGGTCGGGGACCAGGCGGCGTGCGCTGCGCAGCAGCGCGTCCTGCCGGGTGCGTACGTACTCTTCGAACTCGAGCACCTCGCCATGCGCCATTCCAACCGCCTCCGTCCCCGTTTTCCGACCTGCGTGCTGCCGGTTGTCCGTTGCCTGCCGTACCGCTGGTCCGCGGTACGGCACTGAAGTTACGGAGCGGTTGTCACGGGGCTGTCCGAACGAGCCTGCGGGAAGCGCTCGGCTGTCCGTCGGTTGTGTAACGGAAGTAGGGGATGGGTAAAGCGAGGCGCCGACTGGGGTGGTTATGGGGCGGTTTGCCTGCCGGGAGGTGTCAAGACGAACTGTCACGGACCCCGGTGGAACCTGTGAGTCAGCTCAGCGGGAGCCGGTACAGACCGCCCGCGAGGGGCTCGGCCAGACCGTCGGCGACCAGCCCGTCCAGGGCCCGGGCGCGCTGGACCGGCTCGTCCCACACCCGGTCCAGGACCGACTGCGGGACCGGCGCCACCGCCTCGCGCAGCACGGCGAGCAGCCGGCCGCGCACCTGCCGGTCCGTGCCCGCGTACGTCTGCCCGCGCCGCGGCGGCCCCTCGTGCGCGGGCTTGCCCCCCAGCCGCCACGCGCACTGGGCCGCGATCGGGCAGCGCACGCAACTCTCGTTCTTCGCCGTGCAGACGAGTGCGCCGAGTTCCATGGACGCGGCGGCCCAGAGCGAGGCCGTGCGCTCGTCGTCGGGCAACAGGGCGCGCGCGAGCTTGCGTTCGGCGGCGGTCGTGGCGTTCGGCGGGTACTGGACACCGGTGACGGCCCGCGCGAACACGCGCCGCACGTTCGTGTCGAGCACGGCGTGCCGCTGCCCGTACGCGAAGGAGGCGACGGCGGCCGCCGTGTACTCGCCGATACCGGGCAGCGCGAGCAACTGGGCGTGCTCGGTGGGTACGTCGCCGCCGTGGCGCTCCGTTATGGCGACCGCGGCGCCGTGCAGTCGCAGCGCGCGGCGCGGGTAGCCGAGGCGGCCCCAGGCGCGGACGGCCTCGCCCGGCGCGTCCTCGGCGAGGTCGGCGGGGCGTGGCCAGCGGGCGAGCCACTGCTCGTACACCGGCAGCACCCGGCTCACCGGCGTCTGCTGCAGCATGAACTCGCTGACCATCACTCCCCACGGTCCCGCGTCGGCCCGCCGCCATGGCAGGTCGCGCGCGTTGTCCTCGAACCAGTCGATGACAGGGGCGTGCAGGTCGTCGCCGACGGCTTCTTGTGCGTCGGCCTGGGCGTGGGATGTGGGTTTCGTGGGCGCAGTCATGGCAGGTCCGATCCTCCCATGCGGGGGCGCCTCCGGCGGTTTGGCGGGGCTGCCGTCGTGTGTTGTCCGCGGGTGGGCGGGGGCTTGCCGCGCAGTTCCCCGCGCCCCTTACAGGGCGTCCCCGGGACGATGATCTGTAAAAGATGATGGTGTGAGCGGCGGGTGGGGACAGTGAACTCCCGGATCTCTCGTACAGTTTGCGCCGTGGGATCTATGCGCAATCCGGTCGGGCCGCTTCCCTCCTCCATCTACTGGCGACGGAGGGCCGTTCTCGTGTCCGTGGTCGCGGTGTTGGCGCTGTTGGTCACGTGGGTGGTGACCTCAAGTGGCGGGGGCGGCGGCAAGAACGACGCCGACGGGTCCAACGACAAGAACCCCACCGCCTCGATCACACCGGGCCCCTCCGGCTCCGATCCCGCGATCAGCCAAGCCCCGGGCGGGCGCGACGAGTCGGGCGACGAAGGCGACGGCGGTTCCGGGGGTTCTGGGGACTCCGGCGGTTCGGCGGGTTCCGGCGGCTCGGACGGTTCCACCTCCGGCGGCTCCGCCTCGGGCGGTGGCAGCGTGGACGACGGCGAGGGCGGCGGTGGCTCCGGCGACACGCTCCCGGCCGGTTCCAGCCTGCCCAACTGCACCGCCGGTGCCGTGAAGTTGACTGTGCGCAGCGTCAACAACGCGTACGCGCCCGGCGAGAAGCCCACCTTCGAACTGATCGCCAGAAACTCCTCGGGCAGCGACTGCAAGCTCGATCTCGGTCCGAAGAACGCGGTCCTGACCATCACCCAGGCGGAAAGCGACGACGAGATCTGGTCCTCGGCCGACTGCCCGACGGGCGCCGCCACCATCCTCTTCCGCATCCCGGCCGACGACCGCGTCACCCACACCGTCCAGTGGAACCGCAAGTCCAGCGCCCCCGAGTGCGCCACCCCACCGGCCATCGCAGCAACAGCCGGAACCTACTTGGTAGAGGCCAAGGCCCCAGGCTTCACAAAGACCCAGACATCATTCGTCCTGAAGAAGGACTAGCACCCCGAAAGGGGCGCGGGGGAACGGCGCAGTCTTTCAGGGGCGCGAGGAACGGCGCGCTCAGCCCCCACTACCCAGGGGCGCGGGGAACGGCGCAATCTTTAGGGGCGCGGGGAACGGCGCGCTCAGCCCCCACTACCCAGGGGCGCGGGGAACGGCGCAATCTTTAGGGGCGCGGGGAACGGCGCGACCAGCCCCCACCAACCCGCACCAAAACACAAGGCCCGGCCCCGCCAAACCGCCGGACGGCTACACGTACCGCTCGAGGATCGAAGACTCGGCCAACCGGGAAAGCCCCTCCCGCACACTACGAGCCCGAGCCTCCCCCACCCCATCCACGGTCTGCAGATCATCCACGCTCGCGGCAAGAAGCTTCTGCAGCCCACCGAAGTGCTCGACAAGCCGGTCGATGATCGCCCCCGGCAACCGCGGCACCTTCGCCAGCAACCGGAACCCGCGGGGCGAAACGGCGGAGTCGAGCGCCTCGGGCGACCCGGTGTACCCCAACGCCCGAGCCACCGTCGGCAGTTCGAGAAGCTCCGCATGGGTGAGCGCGTCGAGCTCGAACAACGCCTCGTCGACGGTCCGCGACCGCTTGGCCGTCGGCTCGGGCACATAGTCCCGCACGACAAGCTCCCGCTCGGGCTCGACCCCGGCGATCAACTCGTCCAGCTGAAGCGCGAGCAACCGCCCGTCCGTGCCCAACTCGACCACGTACTCGGCGATCTCGGTCGCGATGCGCCGCACCATCTCCAGCCGCTGGGCGACCGCCGACACGTCCCGGACGGTGACCAGGTCCTCGATCTCGAGGGCCGACAACGTGCCCGCGACCTCGTCGAGGCGGAGCTTGTACCGCTCCAGCGTGGCCAGGGCCTGGTTCGCGCGGGAGAGGATCGCGGCCGAGTCCTCCAGGACCCGCCGCTGCCCGTCCACGTACAGCGCGATCAGCCGCATGGACTGGGAGACGGAGACGACGGGGAAGCCGACCTGCTTGCTCACCCGGTCCGCCGTGCGGTGACGGGTACCGGTCTCCTCCGTCGGAATGGTGGGGTCGGGCACCAGCTGCACACCGGCCCGCAGGATCTTGGTGATGTCCTTGTCGACGATGATGCCGCCGTCGAGCTTGCACAGCTCGCGCAGCCGGGTCGCCGTGAACTCCACGTCCAGCACGAAACCGCCGCTGCACATCGCCTCGACGGTCTTGTCCCAGCCGAGCACGATGAGCCCGCCGGTGTTGCCGCGGAGAATTCGCTCCAGGCCGTCACGCAGCCCTGTGCCGGGTGCCACGGCGCTGAGTGAGGTGCGCATCAGGCCATCGGCACCGGAACTCCCGGCGGACTTGCCGGGAACTGCTGCCCGGTCGTTGGCTGCCACTGCACTCCTCCGGTCGCAGGTGTCTGGGGGCGCCCTGAGTTCGTACGGACGGGCGAGACCTGGGCAAAGTCTACCGGCGCTCTTCCTCGTCCCGTGGGGCCTCTCGCCGACGCGACCTCGGGAGGACCCTCAGCGCGTCCCCCATGTCGGCGACTTCCAGGACCTTCATGCCGGGAGGGATCTTGCCCGGATCGCTCGGAACAAGGGCGTGGGTGAAGCCCAGACGATGGGCTTCGGCGAGTCTGCGCTGGACGCCCGTGACCCGTCTGACCTCGCCCGCGAGGCCCACTTCGCCGATCGCGACGAGGTTCTTGGGCAGCGGGGTGTCGCTCGCGGCGCTGGCCAGCGCGAGCGCGATCGCGAGGTCCGCGGCGGGCTCGGTGAGCTTCACGCCGCCGACCGTCGCGGTGTAGATGTCCCGCTTCCCGATGGCGCTGATCCGGCCGCGCTGCTCCAGAACGGCGAGCATCATCTGGACCCGGGAGGTCTCCAGACCGGAGGTCGTGCGCCTCGGGGTGGGGATCTGGGTGTCCACGGTGAGCGCCTGGACCTCGGCCACCAGGGGGCGGCGGCCTTCCAGGGTGACGGTCAGACAGGTGCCGGGGACGGGCTCGGCCCGGCGGGTCAGG from Streptomyces sp. NBC_00258 includes:
- the cseB gene encoding two-component system response regulator CseB — protein: MTEQTHVLFVEDDDVIREATQLALERDGFVVTAMPDGLSGLEAFRSDRPDIALLDVMVPGLDGVSLCRRIRDESTVPVIMLSARADSIDVVLGLEAGADDYVTKPFDGAVLVARIRAVLRRFGHASGPRSAADSEGGPSVPADGVLSFGDGDGELEIDTVGMEVRRGGTPVALTPTEMRLLLEFSSAPGTVLSRDKLLERVWDYGWGGDTRVVDVHVQRLRTKIGQDRIETVRGFGYKLKG
- a CDS encoding MDR family MFS transporter — translated: MVEAGAETGAEQGAAEVEGKQPRSVRVVLLALMIAMLLAMLDNMIVGTAMPTIVGELGGLEHLSWVVTAYTLATAASTPIWGKLGDMYGRKGVFMTSIVLFLIGSALSGMAQDMGQLIGFRAIQGLGAGGLMVGVMAIIGDLIPPRERGKYQGMMAGVMALAMIGGPLVGGTITDHWGWRWSFYINLPLGVVALIAISAVLHLPRKRAQARIDYLGAGLLTVGITSIVLVTTWGGSEYAWGSAMIMELIGIGVAALVGFLFWQTKAAAPVVPLHIFRSGNFSLMSVIGFIAGFVMFGAVLFLPLYQQSVQGASATNSGLLLLPMLGAMLVTSMVAGRVTTNTGHYKAFPIVGSALMAVGLYLLSLMDTDTSRLTSGVYMAVVGAGMGCLMQITMLVSQNSVEMKDMGVASSTTTLFRTLGSSFGVAIMGALFNNRVQDVMTERAGALGSKVTEQSAQLDAASLAKLPVAAREAYQHAVSSGTHSAFLLGAAVAVVALIAAVFVKEVPLRGGSAPTPTETV
- the cseC gene encoding two-component system sensor histidine kinase CseC — protein: MRLPVRPRGLRIGLRWKLSAAIALVSALVALVLSIVVHNAAWVTMLDNARDVQDERLQIAARYYDTSSGAARLGTRVDDPDIPQELLRKVKAERRATFVQDNADGVPDIWAAMPMRDGRTLSLHTRFTDRSANVMADLDQALLIGSIAVIFGGCALGVLVGGQLSGRLRKAASAANLVAQRQSDVRVRDAIGGVVRDETDDLAHAVDAMADALKQRYEAERRVTADIAHELRTPVTGLLTAAELLPPGRPSELVRDRAQAMRTLVEDVLEVARLDGASERAELQDINLGEFISRRVASTHPDIEVRVVHESLVTTDPRRLERVVGNLIANAAKHGKPPIEISVEGRVIRVRDHGPGFPADLLAEGPSRFRTGSSDRAGHGHGLGLTIAAGQARVLGARLTFRNVGLDAGLGPVEGAVAVLWLPEHAPTNTGSFPMLP
- a CDS encoding SigE family RNA polymerase sigma factor, yielding MAHGEVLEFEEYVRTRQDALLRSARRLVPDPVDAQDLLQTALVRTYGRWDGIADKRLADAYLRRVMINTRTEWWRARKLEEVPTEQLPDASVDDSTEQHADRALLMDIMKVLAPKQRSVVVLRHWEQMSTEETAAALGMSAGTVKSTLHRALARLREELERRASDERDQFGAGVPEREERERCAA
- a CDS encoding M23 family metallopeptidase, whose amino-acid sequence is MSQRITSHLPGTPKLRVRAAAMALGLGASAALGAGVAVAADTKASAVALPGSAAVSVQQQAAAQAKAAAQTKAKSKTAAKKAAAKPVAAKKAASWVDPVKKYKLSAKFAQAGNLWSSTHSGQDFAVASGTQVVAAHGGTVVKAGGNGAGDGPAYGNAVVIKHGNGTYSQYAHLSRVDVKVGQIVKTGQRIALSGNTGNSSGPHLHFEIRTKASYGSAVDPVAFLRSKGVSL
- the disA gene encoding DNA integrity scanning diadenylate cyclase DisA; amino-acid sequence: MAANDRAAVPGKSAGSSGADGLMRTSLSAVAPGTGLRDGLERILRGNTGGLIVLGWDKTVEAMCSGGFVLDVEFTATRLRELCKLDGGIIVDKDITKILRAGVQLVPDPTIPTEETGTRHRTADRVSKQVGFPVVSVSQSMRLIALYVDGQRRVLEDSAAILSRANQALATLERYKLRLDEVAGTLSALEIEDLVTVRDVSAVAQRLEMVRRIATEIAEYVVELGTDGRLLALQLDELIAGVEPERELVVRDYVPEPTAKRSRTVDEALFELDALTHAELLELPTVARALGYTGSPEALDSAVSPRGFRLLAKVPRLPGAIIDRLVEHFGGLQKLLAASVDDLQTVDGVGEARARSVREGLSRLAESSILERYV
- a CDS encoding A/G-specific adenine glycosylase; protein product: MTAPTKPTSHAQADAQEAVGDDLHAPVIDWFEDNARDLPWRRADAGPWGVMVSEFMLQQTPVSRVLPVYEQWLARWPRPADLAEDAPGEAVRAWGRLGYPRRALRLHGAAVAITERHGGDVPTEHAQLLALPGIGEYTAAAVASFAYGQRHAVLDTNVRRVFARAVTGVQYPPNATTAAERKLARALLPDDERTASLWAAASMELGALVCTAKNESCVRCPIAAQCAWRLGGKPAHEGPPRRGQTYAGTDRQVRGRLLAVLREAVAPVPQSVLDRVWDEPVQRARALDGLVADGLAEPLAGGLYRLPLS
- a CDS encoding TetR/AcrR family transcriptional regulator: MGGSRQRRRGDTRQRIQDVAIELFAEQGYEKTSLREIAERLDVTKAALYYHFKTKEDILISLFQDLTRPMDELIEWGKGQPHTLETKQELLSRYSLALTDAAPLFRFVQENQATIRELSIGDSFKDRMLGMLDIIRESDAALTDQVRCVSALFTMHAGMFALKDIEGDPEDKRKAVLEVAIDLVTRAHAGASGSL